The following proteins are encoded in a genomic region of Pseudomonas sp. Os17:
- a CDS encoding ABC transporter ATP-binding protein, whose amino-acid sequence MSQPILELKDLDVYYGPIQALKKVSLHINEGETVSLIGSNGAGKSTLLMSIFGQPRAESGQILYRGVDITHKSSHYIASNGIAQSPEGRRVFPDMTVEENLLMGTIPIGDKYANEDMQRMFELFPRLKERRTQRAMTMSGGEQQMLAIARALMSRPKLLLLDEPSLGLAPIVVKQIFATLRELAATGMTIFLVEQNANHALKLSDRAYVMVNGEIRLSGTGKELLVNEEVRNAYLGGH is encoded by the coding sequence ATGAGTCAACCTATCCTCGAACTCAAGGACCTGGACGTGTACTACGGCCCGATCCAGGCCCTGAAGAAAGTCTCGCTGCACATCAACGAAGGGGAAACCGTGAGCCTGATCGGCTCCAACGGCGCCGGCAAATCGACGCTGCTGATGTCGATCTTCGGCCAGCCCCGGGCGGAGTCCGGGCAGATCCTCTATCGCGGCGTGGACATCACCCACAAGTCGTCCCACTACATCGCCTCCAACGGCATCGCCCAGTCCCCGGAAGGGCGCCGGGTGTTTCCCGACATGACCGTGGAGGAGAACCTGCTGATGGGCACCATCCCGATTGGCGACAAGTACGCCAATGAGGACATGCAACGCATGTTCGAGCTGTTTCCACGGCTCAAGGAACGGCGTACCCAGCGGGCCATGACCATGTCCGGCGGTGAGCAGCAGATGCTGGCCATTGCCCGGGCGCTGATGAGCCGGCCCAAGTTGCTGCTGCTGGACGAGCCGAGCCTGGGACTGGCGCCGATCGTGGTGAAACAGATCTTCGCCACCCTGCGGGAGCTGGCGGCCACGGGCATGACCATCTTCCTCGTGGAGCAGAACGCCAACCACGCCCTGAAGCTGTCGGACCGCGCCTACGTGATGGTCAACGGCGAGATCCGCCTCAGTGGCACCGGCAAGGAGCTGCTGGTCAACGAGGAGGTGCGCAACGCTTACCTGGGCGGTCACTGA
- a CDS encoding ATP-binding cassette domain-containing protein encodes MSEYILSVENLMMHFGGIKALSDVSLKVKRNSIFALIGPNGAGKTTVFNCLTGFYKASGGRIELNTRGQQTNVIKLLGEPFRATDFVSPKSFASRLYYKMFGGTHLVNRAGLARTFQNIRLFKEMSVVENLLVAQHMWVNRNLLSGILNTKGYRKAESAALDHAFYWLEVVDLVDCANRLAGELSYGQQRRLEIARAMCTRPQIICLDEPAAGLNPQETEALSAMIRLLRDEHDLTVVLIEHDMGMVMSISDHIVVLDHGNVIAEGGPEAIRNDPKVIAAYLGADEEELV; translated from the coding sequence ATGAGCGAATACATTCTTTCGGTCGAGAACCTGATGATGCACTTCGGCGGCATCAAGGCCCTCAGCGACGTCAGCCTCAAGGTCAAGCGCAACTCGATCTTCGCCCTGATCGGCCCCAATGGCGCCGGCAAGACCACGGTGTTCAACTGCCTGACCGGCTTCTACAAGGCCTCCGGCGGGCGCATCGAGCTCAATACCCGGGGCCAGCAGACCAACGTCATCAAGCTCTTGGGCGAACCGTTTCGCGCCACCGACTTCGTGTCGCCGAAAAGCTTCGCCAGCCGCCTGTACTACAAGATGTTCGGCGGCACCCACCTGGTGAACCGGGCCGGCCTGGCGCGGACCTTCCAGAACATTCGCCTGTTCAAGGAAATGTCCGTGGTGGAGAACCTGCTGGTGGCCCAGCACATGTGGGTCAATCGCAACCTGCTGTCCGGCATCCTCAACACCAAGGGCTACCGCAAGGCGGAAAGCGCCGCCCTGGATCACGCCTTCTACTGGCTGGAAGTGGTGGACCTGGTGGACTGCGCCAACCGCCTGGCCGGCGAGCTGTCCTACGGCCAGCAACGGCGCCTGGAGATCGCCCGGGCCATGTGCACCCGACCGCAGATCATCTGCCTCGACGAACCGGCCGCCGGCCTCAACCCTCAGGAAACCGAAGCGCTGAGCGCGATGATCCGGCTGCTGCGCGACGAGCACGATCTGACCGTGGTGCTGATCGAACACGACATGGGCATGGTGATGAGTATTTCCGACCACATCGTGGTGCTGGACCACGGCAACGTGATCGCCGAAGGCGGACCGGAGGCGATCCGCAACGATCCGAAGGTGATCGCCGCCTACCTGGGTGCCGACGAAGAGGAGCTGGTATGA
- a CDS encoding branched-chain amino acid ABC transporter substrate-binding protein yields MSQTFYKKGFLALAVATALGVSAFAQADLKIGVAGPMTGANAAFGEQYMKGAQAAADEINAKGGVNGEKIVLVKGDDACEPKQAVAVANRLVDQDKVAGVVGHFCSSSTIPASEVYSDAGVIAITPGSTNPQVTERGLSAMFRMCGRDDQQGIVAGDYIVDVLKGKKVVVLHDKDTYGQGLADATKAQLTKRGVTPVLYEGLTRGEKDFSAVVTKIRAAGADVVYFGGLHPEAGPLVRQLREQGLKDVKFMSDDGIVTDELVTTAGGPQYVDGVYMTFGADPRLLPDSKAVVDAFRKAGTEPEGYTLYAYASVQALAAGFNGAKSNKGEDAAKWLKANPVKTVMGEKSWDAKGDLKISDYVVYQWDKDGKYHQLEKQK; encoded by the coding sequence ATGTCCCAGACGTTTTACAAGAAAGGCTTTCTGGCCCTCGCAGTGGCAACTGCGCTGGGTGTTTCTGCGTTTGCTCAAGCCGACCTGAAGATCGGCGTAGCGGGTCCCATGACAGGCGCCAATGCGGCATTTGGCGAGCAGTACATGAAGGGTGCACAGGCAGCGGCTGACGAGATCAACGCCAAGGGCGGGGTCAACGGCGAGAAGATCGTCCTGGTCAAGGGCGACGATGCCTGCGAACCGAAGCAGGCCGTGGCCGTGGCCAACCGTCTGGTGGACCAGGACAAGGTGGCCGGCGTGGTCGGGCACTTCTGCTCTTCGTCGACCATTCCGGCTTCCGAGGTGTACAGCGACGCGGGCGTGATTGCCATCACCCCGGGCTCCACCAACCCGCAGGTCACCGAGCGCGGCCTGTCCGCGATGTTCCGCATGTGCGGGCGTGACGACCAGCAGGGCATCGTCGCCGGCGACTACATCGTCGACGTGCTCAAGGGCAAGAAAGTCGTGGTGCTGCACGACAAGGACACCTACGGCCAGGGCCTGGCGGATGCCACCAAGGCGCAGCTGACCAAGCGCGGCGTGACCCCGGTGCTGTACGAGGGCCTGACCCGTGGCGAGAAGGACTTCAGCGCCGTGGTGACCAAGATCCGCGCTGCTGGCGCCGACGTGGTGTACTTCGGCGGCCTGCACCCGGAAGCCGGTCCGCTGGTCCGTCAGCTGCGCGAGCAGGGCCTGAAGGACGTCAAGTTCATGTCCGACGACGGTATCGTGACCGACGAGCTGGTGACCACCGCCGGTGGCCCGCAATACGTTGACGGCGTGTACATGACCTTCGGCGCCGACCCACGCCTGCTGCCCGACAGCAAGGCGGTGGTGGATGCTTTCCGCAAGGCCGGCACCGAGCCTGAAGGCTACACCCTGTACGCCTATGCCTCGGTCCAGGCACTGGCCGCCGGCTTCAACGGCGCCAAATCCAACAAGGGCGAAGACGCCGCCAAATGGCTCAAGGCCAATCCGGTGAAAACCGTGATGGGCGAGAAGTCCTGGGACGCCAAGGGCGACCTGAAGATCTCCGACTACGTGGTCTATCAGTGGGACAAGGACGGCAAGTACCACCAGCTGGAAAAACAGAAGTGA
- a CDS encoding ABC transporter permease subunit — protein MDGIFLQQLINGLTLGSVYGLIAIGYTMVYGIIGMINFAHGEVYMISAYLAAISLALLAYFGIESFPLLILGTLIFTVVVTGIYGWVIERVAYKPLRNSTRLAPLISAIGISLILQNYAQISQGAKQQGVPTLLAGAWKVDIGTGFVQLTYTKIFILVAAFAGMALLTYIIKYTKLGRMCRATQQDRKMASILGINTDRVISYVFVIGAAMAALAGVLITMNYGTFDFYAGFVIGIKAFTAAVLGGIGSLPGAMLGGIILGISESLFSGLINSDYKDVFSFSLLVLILIFRPQGLLGRPLVAKV, from the coding sequence ATGGATGGTATTTTCCTGCAGCAACTGATCAATGGACTGACCCTCGGGTCTGTCTATGGTCTGATCGCCATCGGCTACACAATGGTCTATGGCATCATCGGCATGATCAACTTCGCCCACGGCGAGGTTTACATGATTTCCGCTTACCTCGCGGCAATCAGTCTGGCTCTGCTGGCCTACTTCGGCATCGAATCCTTCCCGCTACTCATTCTCGGCACCCTGATCTTCACCGTGGTGGTGACAGGGATCTACGGCTGGGTCATCGAGCGTGTGGCCTACAAACCCCTGCGCAACTCCACCCGCCTGGCACCGCTGATCAGCGCCATCGGCATCTCGCTGATCCTGCAGAACTACGCGCAGATCAGTCAGGGCGCCAAGCAGCAAGGGGTTCCGACCCTGCTGGCCGGGGCCTGGAAAGTCGACATCGGCACCGGCTTCGTGCAACTCACCTACACCAAGATCTTCATCCTGGTGGCGGCGTTCGCCGGTATGGCGCTGCTGACCTACATCATCAAGTACACCAAGCTGGGGCGCATGTGCCGGGCCACCCAGCAAGACCGCAAGATGGCCTCGATCCTCGGCATCAACACCGACCGGGTGATCTCCTATGTGTTCGTCATCGGCGCGGCCATGGCGGCCCTGGCCGGGGTGCTGATCACCATGAACTACGGCACCTTCGACTTCTATGCCGGCTTCGTGATCGGCATCAAGGCGTTCACCGCGGCGGTGCTCGGCGGCATCGGTTCGCTGCCCGGAGCGATGCTTGGCGGGATCATCCTCGGGATCTCCGAGTCGCTGTTCTCCGGCTTGATCAACTCCGACTACAAAGACGTGTTCAGTTTCTCGCTGCTGGTGCTGATCCTGATCTTCCGTCCCCAAGGCCTGCTGGGTCGCCCACTCGTGGCGAAGGTATAA
- the livM gene encoding high-affinity branched-chain amino acid ABC transporter permease LivM — protein MSAANKPIDIKKSVIDAVLAGLISLIVFGPIVGVVLDGYSFNLQPTRVAWLVAIVMAGRLALSLFLQTPKGLRILQGFETTGSGVHVLAPDYKSRLRWIIPALIVIAIVFPFFANKYLLTVVILGLIYVLLGLGLNIVVGLAGLLDLGYVAFYAIGAYGLALGYQYLGLGFWTVLPLAAIAAALAGCILGFPVLRMHGDYLAIVTLGFGEIIRLVLNNWLSFTGGPNGMPVPSPTIFGLEFGRKAKDGGVPFHEFFGLEYNPNLKFLFIYIVLFIVVLLVLYIKHRLTRMPVGRAWEALREDEIACRAMGLNHVLVKLSAFTIGASTAGLAGVFFASYQGFVNPSSFTFFESALILAIVVLGGMGSTVGVVIAAFVLTVAPELLRSFSEYRVLLFGILMVLMMIWRPRGLIRISRTGVTPRKGALTEGNAP, from the coding sequence ATGTCTGCTGCCAATAAACCGATTGATATCAAGAAGAGCGTCATCGACGCCGTACTGGCCGGGCTGATCTCGCTGATCGTGTTCGGTCCCATCGTGGGCGTGGTGCTCGACGGCTACAGCTTCAACCTGCAGCCAACCCGCGTGGCCTGGCTGGTGGCGATCGTCATGGCTGGCCGCCTGGCCCTGAGCCTGTTCCTGCAAACCCCCAAGGGCCTGAGGATTCTCCAGGGCTTCGAGACCACCGGCTCCGGGGTGCATGTACTGGCGCCGGACTACAAGTCGCGGCTGCGCTGGATCATCCCGGCGCTGATCGTGATCGCCATCGTGTTCCCGTTCTTCGCCAACAAGTACCTGCTGACCGTGGTCATCCTCGGGCTGATCTACGTGCTGCTGGGCCTGGGGCTGAACATCGTGGTGGGCCTGGCGGGGCTGCTGGACCTGGGTTACGTGGCGTTCTACGCCATCGGTGCCTACGGCCTGGCCCTGGGCTACCAGTACCTGGGCCTGGGCTTCTGGACCGTGCTGCCCCTGGCGGCGATTGCCGCGGCGCTGGCAGGGTGCATATTGGGCTTCCCGGTGCTCCGGATGCACGGTGACTACCTGGCCATCGTGACCCTGGGTTTTGGCGAGATCATCCGCCTGGTACTCAACAACTGGCTGTCCTTCACCGGCGGTCCCAACGGCATGCCGGTGCCCTCGCCGACCATCTTCGGCCTGGAGTTCGGGCGCAAGGCCAAGGACGGCGGGGTGCCGTTCCACGAGTTCTTCGGCCTGGAATACAACCCCAACCTGAAGTTCCTGTTCATCTACATCGTGCTGTTCATCGTGGTGCTGCTGGTGCTCTACATCAAGCACCGGCTGACCCGCATGCCGGTGGGGCGCGCCTGGGAAGCCTTGCGTGAGGACGAGATCGCCTGCCGCGCCATGGGCCTGAACCATGTGCTGGTGAAACTCTCGGCCTTCACCATCGGCGCTTCCACCGCCGGCCTGGCCGGGGTGTTCTTCGCCAGCTACCAGGGCTTCGTCAACCCGTCCTCGTTCACCTTCTTCGAGTCGGCGCTGATCCTCGCCATCGTGGTGCTGGGGGGCATGGGCTCCACGGTGGGCGTGGTGATCGCGGCCTTCGTCCTGACCGTGGCCCCGGAGCTGCTGCGCAGCTTCTCCGAATACCGGGTGCTGCTGTTCGGCATTCTCATGGTGTTGATGATGATCTGGCGACCGCGAGGGCTGATCCGCATCAGCCGTACCGGGGTCACTCCACGCAAAGGTGCTCTGACTGAGGGGAACGCGCCATGA
- a CDS encoding SDR family oxidoreductase — protein sequence MTSTLFITGATSGFGEACARRFAAAGWSLVLTGRREERLNALCAELSKQTEVHGLVLDVRDRKAMETAIANLPASFGKLRGLINNAGLALGVDPAPKCDLDDWDTMVDTNIKGLMYSTRLLLPRLIAHGRGAGIVNLGSIAGNYPYPGSHVYGASKAFVKQFSLNLRCDLQGTGVRVTNIEPGLCESEFSLVRFAGDQARYDATYAGAEPIQPEDIADTIFWVLNTPAHVNINSLELMPVSQTWAGFAIERKV from the coding sequence ATGACTTCCACACTGTTCATTACGGGCGCGACGTCCGGTTTTGGCGAAGCCTGCGCCCGGCGTTTTGCCGCGGCCGGTTGGTCGCTGGTGCTCACCGGCCGGCGCGAAGAGCGTCTCAACGCGCTGTGCGCAGAGCTTTCCAAGCAGACCGAAGTGCACGGCCTGGTGCTCGACGTGCGCGACCGCAAGGCCATGGAAACCGCCATCGCCAATCTGCCGGCGTCCTTCGGCAAGCTGCGCGGCCTGATCAACAATGCCGGCCTGGCCCTGGGCGTCGACCCGGCGCCCAAATGCGACCTGGATGACTGGGACACCATGGTCGACACCAACATCAAGGGCCTGATGTACAGCACCCGCCTGCTGCTGCCACGGCTGATCGCCCATGGCCGGGGCGCCGGGATCGTCAACCTGGGCTCCATCGCCGGCAACTATCCGTACCCGGGCAGCCACGTCTATGGCGCGAGCAAGGCCTTCGTCAAACAGTTCTCCCTGAACCTGCGCTGCGACCTTCAGGGCACCGGGGTACGAGTGACCAACATCGAGCCGGGCCTGTGCGAAAGCGAGTTCTCCCTGGTGCGTTTCGCTGGCGATCAGGCGCGCTATGACGCCACTTATGCCGGCGCCGAACCGATCCAGCCCGAGGACATCGCCGACACCATCTTCTGGGTGCTCAACACGCCTGCCCACGTCAACATCAACAGTCTGGAGCTGATGCCGGTGAGCCAGACCTGGGCCGGCTTCGCCATCGAGCGCAAGGTGTAG
- a CDS encoding cation diffusion facilitator family transporter, protein MSNRGEQSLLKQSTVLMFIVAIAGIVTGFVSGAQSILFDGFFSLIATVIKVLMLITARLIAKESNHRFQFGFWHLEPMVLLIEGSFLLLIAIYAFLNGVFGIINGGREVELGLVIFYAAFFAVAEFAYFFYVRRRNRKLKSSLIQFDNISWLVDAMLSVGLLVSFVTALLLKQYGHDRWAVYVDPAILILLAISMLPPALKILRPALRDVLGIAPDQLDEKVRSVMEEAMVAYGFQEYISYVQKHGRARFIEIHIVLPADYPLQDVATLDRLREEISSELGEADAARWLTISFTGDRKWIV, encoded by the coding sequence GTGAGTAACCGAGGTGAGCAGTCTCTGCTCAAACAATCGACTGTATTGATGTTCATCGTGGCGATCGCCGGTATCGTCACGGGTTTTGTTTCTGGCGCCCAATCCATTTTGTTCGATGGATTTTTTTCCCTGATCGCGACCGTCATCAAGGTCCTGATGCTGATCACCGCCCGGTTGATCGCCAAGGAAAGCAACCACCGTTTCCAGTTCGGCTTCTGGCATCTGGAGCCCATGGTGCTGTTGATCGAGGGCAGCTTCCTGCTGCTGATTGCCATCTATGCCTTCCTCAACGGTGTGTTCGGCATCATCAACGGTGGCCGAGAGGTCGAGTTGGGGCTGGTGATCTTTTATGCCGCCTTCTTCGCCGTGGCGGAGTTCGCCTACTTCTTCTATGTGCGCCGGCGTAACCGCAAGCTCAAATCGTCACTGATCCAGTTCGACAACATCAGCTGGCTGGTGGACGCGATGCTCTCGGTGGGGCTGCTGGTGAGCTTTGTCACGGCGCTGCTGCTCAAGCAGTACGGGCATGACCGCTGGGCGGTGTATGTCGACCCGGCGATCCTGATCCTGCTGGCCATCAGCATGCTGCCGCCGGCCTTGAAGATCCTGCGGCCGGCGTTGCGTGATGTGCTGGGCATCGCTCCGGACCAGCTGGATGAGAAGGTGCGCAGCGTGATGGAAGAGGCCATGGTTGCCTATGGCTTCCAGGAATACATTTCCTACGTGCAGAAGCACGGCCGGGCGCGTTTCATCGAGATCCATATCGTGCTGCCGGCGGACTATCCGCTGCAGGATGTGGCGACTCTGGACCGCTTGCGCGAGGAGATTTCCAGTGAGTTGGGAGAGGCCGACGCCGCGCGCTGGCTGACCATCAGCTTTACCGGGGATCGCAAGTGGATCGTTTGA